DNA sequence from the Pedobacter schmidteae genome:
TCGGTCGACTGCGGTTCGGCATCGTTATAAATTATACCCACTGTCAGTTTACCTGCTTTGGGTTTCAGCAATTGCGGGATCAGTAAAAACGAAGTGTCTATATAATGCAAATCTTCTACTGTTCCATATAAATTGGCTGGTGCCTTGCCATGTCCATCTAACACCTTCATTAGTTCGGGGGTAGGTGCTACCATGGCAAAAACAGGAATGGTTTTGGTTTTTTGAAGACTGGTTAAAGTAGATAAGGTAGTACTGGTAGCCAGTATATCCACAGGTTTGTTGACATAATAATTGGCTATTTGTACGAGGGTTGGGATGCTGCCCTGACCATTGCGGTATTCAATTTTTATGGTATGGTCGGCTTCATTGTAGCCGCCTTTTTTAAGTGCATCAGTAAAGCCTGTGCGGGCCTGTGCAATTGTAGCATCTTCAAAGGCATCAATAAATCCAACCACTGGCACTTTTTTGTCGGATGAAGTGCAACCGGCAACTAAATAGACACATAAAATTGCGGCAATGTTTTTAAGCAGTTTCATACCTACTAAGGTAAATATTTTTGATAAATAACCCGAGGATATGAACGGCCTTGGAGCATTAAGAGTTAAAAAAGGCTTTAATTAACTGTTGAATAACAGATTAATTAAAGCCTTATTAATCACAGACCTAATTTTAACGATTGATTTTACAGTACGCTTGAAAAACTATTTTTTGTATACCCGGTCAATCCCAGCTTTAATAGCACTCCATTGATTGTTATTAATCACATGCGACAGCTCGAAAGCCATCAAGCCGTCAGTATTTTTCAGGCACAAATAAACTACATCAGAAATCGCTGTGGAGTTACTTCCATATGCATAGGATGCAAAAGATCCGTTCACCTTACAATCGCCTTTTGTAAAATTGTTATAGGTGGTTACAAAATTCTCTACCGACCAAACAGAACCCGGGTTTTCTGATGCCCAGACCGCCTCGGTATAAGCACCAAGTGAAAAAACATCCAGCTGATCTGCAAAACCGGTTTTGCTGTAGTTATCTGTATATCTTGTACTACTGGCTGGAACATACTTTTTACTTGCCCAATTTTGCCCTACCGAATATCGGGAACTCCAATCGGCCGATGCCCATAAATGCAGCTCCATTTTAGGGTTAATAGATTTTATTTTTGACCGGATATTGGTAACCAGATTAGTA
Encoded proteins:
- a CDS encoding ABC transporter substrate-binding protein, yielding MKLLKNIAAILCVYLVAGCTSSDKKVPVVGFIDAFEDATIAQARTGFTDALKKGGYNEADHTIKIEYRNGQGSIPTLVQIANYYVNKPVDILATSTTLSTLTSLQKTKTIPVFAMVAPTPELMKVLDGHGKAPANLYGTVEDLHYIDTSFLLIPQLLKPKAGKLTVGIIYNDAEPQSTDALRKIKAIAGNSNINILATPVVTSADVQLVTQSLLNKNLDAFFALPDNVVFASFETIVKNCDQKSVPIFTSEAGLVKRGAVAAFGADIYQWGYQSGEQAVRYLKGDTTGLKPEMVKIRNRVYNPTAVAKYHIAVPANFKALK